One Rhodoferax ferrireducens T118 DNA segment encodes these proteins:
- a CDS encoding CaiB/BaiF CoA transferase family protein, with translation MKKPLPLAGVRILSAEQYGAGPFGSMMLADLGAEVIKIENPRDGGDISRTTGPYFLGDKDSHFFQSFNRNKKSLTLDLKSPDGQEVFRRLAKSSDAVMNNLRGDQPAKLGLTYEALKAVRPSIVCVHLSAYGRDNDRAHWPGYDYLMQAEAGYLYLTGEPDGPPARMGLSIVDYMTGITTALSLLAALMGAQRSGQGRDVDVSLFDVALAQLTYPATWFMNDGHVTKRMARSAHPSAVPCQLVRASDGWMFVMCMTPKFWQALVEGIGRPEWLDDPRFATPATRRDHRDVLSALLDEVFSGATTRKWMQRFAGKLPVAPVMDIEQALTNPFVGEVGMVQSMPHPHAPEGALRVLANPVKLDGERLPTKACEPLGTATDALLHEVGYSDSAIASLRAAGVV, from the coding sequence ATGAAGAAGCCTTTACCCCTGGCGGGTGTGCGCATCCTCAGTGCCGAACAGTACGGTGCCGGTCCGTTTGGATCGATGATGCTGGCCGACCTTGGCGCCGAAGTCATCAAGATCGAAAATCCGCGCGACGGCGGCGATATCTCGCGGACGACAGGTCCGTACTTTCTCGGCGATAAGGACAGCCATTTCTTCCAGTCCTTCAACCGCAACAAGAAAAGTCTGACCTTGGATTTGAAGTCCCCGGACGGGCAGGAGGTGTTTCGCCGCCTTGCTAAAAGTTCGGATGCGGTCATGAACAACCTCCGCGGCGACCAGCCTGCCAAACTAGGCCTCACTTACGAAGCGCTGAAGGCGGTGCGGCCGTCGATCGTCTGCGTGCACCTGTCGGCCTACGGCCGCGACAACGATCGCGCCCATTGGCCCGGTTACGACTATCTCATGCAGGCCGAGGCGGGTTATCTGTATCTGACCGGTGAGCCAGACGGACCGCCCGCCCGCATGGGCCTGTCCATTGTCGATTACATGACGGGGATCACCACGGCGCTCTCCTTGTTGGCGGCACTGATGGGCGCGCAGCGATCGGGGCAGGGCCGCGATGTGGACGTTAGCCTGTTTGACGTCGCCTTGGCGCAACTGACTTATCCGGCGACGTGGTTCATGAACGACGGGCATGTCACAAAGCGCATGGCGCGTTCGGCGCACCCATCGGCCGTGCCGTGCCAGTTGGTGCGCGCGAGCGACGGCTGGATGTTCGTGATGTGCATGACGCCCAAGTTCTGGCAGGCCCTGGTCGAGGGTATCGGCCGACCCGAGTGGCTGGACGATCCCCGTTTCGCAACGCCCGCGACGCGACGCGACCATCGGGATGTGCTCAGTGCATTGCTTGACGAGGTCTTCTCGGGAGCGACAACCCGTAAATGGATGCAGCGGTTTGCGGGCAAGCTGCCGGTAGCGCCGGTCATGGACATCGAACAGGCGCTGACGAATCCTTTCGTCGGCGAGGTTGGCATGGTCCAGTCGATGCCGCATCCCCATGCACCCGAGGGTGCGCTTCGTGTCCTCGCAAATCCAGTGAAGCTCGATGGAGAGCGCTTGCCAACCAAAGCGTGTGAGCCACTCGGCACCGCAACTGATGCGCTCTTGCACGAGGTCGGTTATAGCGACAGCGCGATCGCGTCCCTGCGAGCCGCAGGCGTCGTTTGA
- a CDS encoding acyl-CoA dehydrogenase family protein, whose translation MAEASNDQQEFVDAVEVWVEKELRPVARQYDLADEYPHAIVEQMKELGLFGATIGEEYGGLGLSAWTYAQIVIKVASVWMAPSGIFNSHLIAASAIERNGTEEQKRKYLPKMATGEMRGSLGLTEPNAGSDLQAIRTVAKLDGDHYVVNGSKTWITNSLHGHMTLLLVKTDPEAQPRHKGMSMLIAEKGPGYNVDGKLKKMGYRAIDTCQLSFDDYRVPKENLLGGVEGRGFIQTAGGLELGRINVASRGAGIAEGSLKMALRYAQERSAFGKPIWQHQAIQLKLADMVTQVEGAKRLIENAARKYDSGERCDLEAAMAKLAGSEAGVHCSQEAMRIFGGYSLSVEYEIERFYRDSMLMVIGEGTNEILRQVIAKQLIERYKI comes from the coding sequence ATGGCTGAAGCAAGCAACGACCAGCAGGAATTCGTCGACGCCGTCGAGGTCTGGGTCGAAAAAGAACTGCGTCCTGTCGCACGTCAATACGACCTGGCCGACGAATACCCGCACGCCATCGTCGAGCAGATGAAGGAGTTGGGTCTGTTCGGCGCCACGATTGGCGAGGAGTACGGCGGCCTGGGCCTGTCGGCTTGGACCTATGCGCAGATCGTCATCAAGGTGGCTTCGGTCTGGATGGCACCTTCGGGCATTTTCAACTCGCACCTGATCGCTGCTTCGGCGATCGAGCGCAACGGCACGGAAGAACAAAAGCGCAAGTACCTGCCGAAGATGGCCACGGGTGAAATGCGCGGCAGCCTGGGCCTGACCGAGCCCAACGCCGGCTCGGACCTGCAGGCGATTCGTACCGTGGCCAAGCTCGACGGCGACCACTATGTGGTGAACGGCAGCAAGACCTGGATTACCAACAGTCTGCACGGCCACATGACGCTGCTGCTGGTCAAGACCGACCCCGAGGCGCAGCCCCGCCACAAGGGCATGAGTATGCTTATTGCCGAGAAGGGCCCGGGCTATAACGTTGACGGCAAGCTCAAGAAAATGGGCTACCGCGCCATCGACACCTGCCAGCTCAGTTTTGATGACTACCGCGTGCCGAAAGAAAACCTGCTCGGCGGCGTCGAAGGCCGCGGCTTCATCCAGACCGCAGGCGGGCTGGAACTGGGACGCATCAATGTGGCCTCACGCGGCGCCGGTATCGCCGAAGGCTCGCTGAAAATGGCGCTGCGCTATGCACAGGAACGAAGCGCGTTCGGCAAGCCGATCTGGCAGCATCAGGCCATCCAACTCAAGCTGGCCGACATGGTGACGCAGGTGGAAGGCGCCAAGCGCCTGATCGAAAACGCCGCGCGCAAGTACGACAGTGGCGAGCGCTGCGATTTGGAAGCTGCAATGGCCAAGCTTGCGGGCTCCGAGGCTGGTGTGCACTGTTCGCAAGAAGCGATGCGCATCTTCGGCGGCTACAGCCTATCGGTGGAGTACGAGATTGAACGCTTCTACCGCGATTCGATGCTCATGGTCATTGGCGAAGGAACCAACGAAATCCTGCGCCAGGTCATTGCCAAGCAACTGATTGAACGCTACAAAATATGA
- a CDS encoding MaoC family dehydratase: MVQVVKQVGEHRFRESFGRHFEEFNIGDIYEHRPGRTVTETDNTWFTLLTMNTHPMHFDAEYAKASEFKRCIICSPFTVALMVGMSVTDVSQKAIANLGWTDIKLTHPLFAGDTLYAESEVTDKRESKSRPGAGLVTVKTTGLNQDGKVIGTFSRTMLIAKIGHSIEDKVNY, translated from the coding sequence ATGGTTCAGGTCGTCAAGCAAGTCGGTGAGCATCGCTTTCGCGAGTCCTTTGGCCGCCATTTCGAAGAGTTCAACATCGGCGACATCTACGAGCACCGCCCGGGCCGCACCGTCACCGAGACCGACAACACCTGGTTCACCTTGCTCACGATGAACACGCACCCGATGCACTTCGACGCCGAGTACGCCAAGGCTAGCGAGTTCAAGCGCTGCATCATCTGTAGTCCGTTCACGGTGGCGTTGATGGTGGGCATGAGCGTCACCGACGTGAGCCAGAAGGCCATCGCGAATCTGGGCTGGACCGACATCAAGCTCACGCATCCGCTGTTCGCCGGCGACACGCTGTATGCCGAGTCGGAGGTGACGGACAAGCGCGAGTCAAAATCGCGCCCCGGCGCTGGCCTGGTGACCGTGAAGACCACCGGCCTGAACCAGGATGGCAAGGTCATTGGCACCTTTAGCCGCACCATGCTGATCGCCAAGATCGGCCACAGCATCGAAGACAAAGTCAATTACTGA
- a CDS encoding HpcH/HpaI aldolase/citrate lyase family protein, which produces MQSNPPRSMLFVSGEKVERFAKAMAAGADLVCIDLEDAVHPQRKLEARNNVLGWLKLQPRTDTGPRVALRLNGLRTAEGLRDVVALVDSGVQLDWLLLPKVEDKADIQCIAGWAGAQIGAIAALIETPLGIENARSIGRAGGKLGALMLGGADLSAELGAQFDWEGLFSARGRLVNAARAAGVQAWDVPHVDIGNLSGLSEETRKVLALGFDCKTAIHPQQIQIIHAAFAPTPADLDWAKLLVQAVPDGEFSGAFLYQGRMVDAPLVRKARRIVELSRLQ; this is translated from the coding sequence GTGCAATCCAATCCCCCCCGTTCCATGCTGTTTGTCTCAGGTGAAAAGGTCGAGCGGTTTGCCAAAGCGATGGCAGCTGGCGCCGACCTGGTGTGCATCGACCTCGAAGACGCGGTTCATCCGCAGCGCAAGCTCGAAGCACGCAACAACGTGCTGGGTTGGCTCAAACTGCAGCCCCGAACGGATACTGGCCCGCGTGTCGCGCTCCGCCTTAACGGTTTGCGCACGGCAGAGGGCCTGCGTGACGTGGTGGCGCTGGTCGATTCGGGCGTGCAGCTTGACTGGTTGCTGTTGCCCAAGGTTGAAGACAAGGCCGACATCCAGTGCATAGCTGGCTGGGCCGGGGCGCAGATCGGCGCCATCGCGGCACTGATCGAAACCCCACTTGGCATCGAGAACGCACGCTCCATTGGGCGCGCTGGCGGCAAGCTCGGTGCCTTGATGTTGGGCGGCGCTGACTTGTCGGCCGAGCTGGGGGCGCAATTTGACTGGGAAGGGCTGTTTTCGGCCCGTGGCCGCCTTGTGAATGCGGCGCGCGCTGCTGGCGTGCAGGCCTGGGACGTGCCGCATGTCGACATTGGCAACCTCTCAGGCTTGAGCGAAGAGACCCGCAAGGTGCTCGCGCTCGGCTTTGATTGCAAGACTGCCATTCATCCACAGCAAATCCAGATCATTCATGCGGCCTTCGCGCCGACGCCGGCCGATCTGGATTGGGCGAAGTTGCTGGTTCAGGCCGTTCCCGACGGCGAGTTTAGCGGCGCGTTCCTGTACCAGGGGCGCATGGTTGACGCACCGCTGGTGCGCAAGGCTCGACGCATCGTCGAGCTGTCACGTTTGCAGTAG
- a CDS encoding TRAP transporter small permease yields the protein MKFLDHLEEWLVTFLMGAATLIIFVAVVHRYAAGLPIPGVQDWLLSLSLSWAQELTIIMFVWMAKFGAAYGVRTGIHVGVDVLINRMQDKMKSKFIVFGLCAGALFTGIVATLGATFVWDNGAHHAWFNLLGLSVEGIPEGPTTPDLEMPTWMVYSAVPLGTSLMCFRFLQVMVNFLKTGELPHHDHGHVEGLEAETPPVDFNPLAMDDNLHPSDLQNKEGDSK from the coding sequence ATGAAATTTCTTGATCACCTGGAAGAGTGGCTGGTCACCTTCCTGATGGGCGCTGCGACGCTGATCATCTTTGTGGCGGTGGTGCACCGCTACGCCGCTGGCCTGCCGATACCCGGCGTGCAAGACTGGCTCTTGTCCCTCTCCTTGAGCTGGGCGCAGGAGCTGACCATCATCATGTTTGTCTGGATGGCCAAGTTTGGCGCCGCGTATGGCGTGCGCACCGGCATCCACGTCGGGGTGGACGTGCTGATCAACCGCATGCAAGACAAGATGAAGAGCAAATTCATTGTCTTCGGACTGTGTGCGGGCGCCCTGTTCACCGGCATTGTGGCCACCCTGGGTGCCACTTTTGTCTGGGACAACGGCGCGCACCATGCCTGGTTCAACCTGTTGGGTTTGTCCGTAGAAGGCATACCCGAAGGTCCCACTACGCCGGACCTCGAAATGCCAACCTGGATGGTTTACAGCGCCGTGCCGCTGGGCACCAGCCTGATGTGTTTCCGGTTTTTGCAAGTCATGGTCAATTTTCTTAAAACCGGTGAACTGCCGCACCACGACCACGGCCATGTCGAGGGTCTGGAAGCCGAAACACCCCCGGTCGACTTCAACCCGCTTGCCATGGATGACAACCTGCACCCTTCTGATTTGCAGAACAAAGAAGGGGATTCGAAATGA
- a CDS encoding TRAP transporter large permease, whose protein sequence is MNAAIIFVLLLVLMLTGMPISISLGLTVLTFLFGFTHVPLESVALKLFTGIEKFEIMAIPFFILAGNFLTHGGVAKRMINFASSMVGHWYGGLGLAGVMACALFAAVSGSSPATVVAIGSILLPAMTKAGFPNSFGAGVITTSGALGILIPPSIVMVMYSVATNTSVGALFMAGVVPGIALACVLGGVTWYRAKKFNYPRLPKATWAERFKAFKTSAWGLLLIVIVMGGIYTGMFTPTEAAAMSAVYAFVVAVFVYKDMKLKDVPKVLLNSANMSAMLLYIITNAVLFSFIMTNENIPQALADWMLGNGLGMVSFLLAVNVMLLLAGNFMEPSSIVLIFAPILFPVAMKLGIDPVHFGIIMVVNMEVGMCHPPVGLNLYVASGITKMGITELTVAVWPWLLAMLGFLVLVTYWPPLSTWFPRMLGMM, encoded by the coding sequence ATGAATGCCGCCATTATTTTTGTCCTCTTGCTGGTGCTCATGCTCACCGGCATGCCAATCTCGATTTCACTCGGCTTGACCGTTCTGACCTTTTTGTTTGGCTTTACCCATGTGCCGCTGGAGTCGGTGGCGCTCAAGCTCTTTACCGGCATTGAAAAGTTCGAGATCATGGCGATCCCGTTCTTCATCCTGGCGGGTAACTTTTTGACCCACGGCGGCGTGGCCAAGCGCATGATCAACTTTGCCTCCAGCATGGTCGGCCACTGGTATGGAGGCCTGGGCCTGGCCGGTGTGATGGCTTGTGCGCTGTTTGCGGCGGTGTCGGGTTCCTCGCCCGCCACGGTGGTGGCGATCGGCTCGATCTTGCTGCCGGCCATGACCAAAGCGGGTTTTCCCAATAGCTTTGGCGCGGGCGTGATCACCACCTCGGGCGCCTTGGGCATTCTGATTCCGCCTTCGATCGTGATGGTGATGTATTCGGTGGCGACCAACACCTCGGTCGGCGCCTTGTTCATGGCCGGCGTGGTACCGGGCATCGCACTGGCCTGCGTGTTGGGCGGTGTCACCTGGTATCGGGCCAAGAAGTTCAACTACCCGCGTCTGCCCAAGGCGACCTGGGCCGAGCGCTTCAAGGCTTTCAAGACCTCGGCCTGGGGCTTGCTGCTGATCGTGATCGTGATGGGCGGCATTTACACCGGCATGTTCACGCCGACTGAAGCGGCGGCCATGAGCGCGGTCTATGCGTTTGTGGTGGCCGTTTTTGTCTACAAGGACATGAAGCTCAAGGACGTGCCCAAAGTGTTGCTCAACTCGGCCAACATGTCGGCGATGCTGCTCTACATCATCACCAACGCCGTGCTGTTCTCCTTCATCATGACCAATGAGAACATTCCGCAGGCGCTGGCCGACTGGATGCTGGGCAACGGCCTGGGCATGGTCAGCTTCTTGCTGGCCGTGAACGTGATGCTGCTGCTGGCGGGCAACTTCATGGAGCCCTCCAGCATTGTGCTGATCTTCGCGCCGATCTTGTTCCCGGTGGCCATGAAGCTGGGCATTGACCCGGTGCACTTTGGCATCATCATGGTGGTCAACATGGAAGTGGGCATGTGCCACCCGCCGGTGGGCCTGAACCTGTATGTGGCCTCCGGCATTACCAAGATGGGGATTACCGAGCTGACGGTGGCGGTCTGGCCGTGGCTGCTGGCGATGCTGGGCTTCCTGGTGCTGGTGACCTACTGGCCGCCCTTGTCAACCTGGTTCCCCCGCATGCTGGGGATGATGTAG
- a CDS encoding MFS transporter translates to MKNNWLMLAVTLAIQAMVSMALLTLPVMAPVVAGALGVSSVYVGVYVAIVYVGAILASLAAGTVVARYGAIRVSQAGLLTCALGLALCTVNSVPVIALGALLIGIGYGPVTPASSHLLARTTPARSLSLVFSLKQTGVPLGGVLAGLIVPSLLLVTGWQGALLLVSLLCLVCAVIAQPMRQEMDLDRNPKCPLSLSNLAQPLRLVLSHRALAMLATCSFFFSATQLSLVTYLVTFLHDSLGQGLVAAGMALSVSQLAGVGGRVFWGYVSDRFLGARRMLAVLAALMALSSVATASLSTSMPTVLLLGILAVFGASAIGWNGVYLAEVARQAPKGQASLATGGTLAVTFLGVVLGPPLFGAMSGLFGGYRAGYAALALPTLACCVLLVRQKKTLLAAKG, encoded by the coding sequence TTGAAGAATAACTGGTTGATGCTGGCCGTTACGTTGGCCATCCAGGCCATGGTATCGATGGCTTTGCTGACTTTGCCTGTGATGGCGCCAGTGGTAGCGGGTGCGCTGGGGGTCTCTTCGGTATACGTGGGTGTGTATGTTGCCATTGTTTATGTTGGCGCTATTCTGGCTAGCCTGGCTGCTGGCACGGTGGTGGCGCGCTATGGCGCGATTCGTGTCAGCCAGGCGGGTTTGCTGACCTGTGCACTTGGTCTGGCGCTGTGCACGGTCAACTCGGTGCCGGTGATTGCGCTGGGCGCGTTGTTGATCGGGATCGGCTACGGCCCAGTGACACCGGCCAGTTCCCACTTGCTGGCACGCACCACACCGGCGCGCAGCCTATCGCTAGTGTTTTCCCTCAAGCAAACGGGTGTGCCCTTGGGCGGTGTCTTGGCAGGGCTTATCGTGCCGAGCCTGCTGTTGGTGACAGGATGGCAGGGCGCTTTGCTGCTGGTTTCTCTGCTGTGCCTGGTCTGCGCCGTTATCGCTCAGCCGATGCGTCAGGAAATGGATTTGGATCGCAATCCGAAATGCCCCTTGTCGCTGAGCAATCTGGCGCAGCCACTGCGGCTGGTGCTGTCGCATCGGGCGCTCGCGATGCTCGCGACATGTTCCTTTTTCTTTTCGGCCACGCAACTGTCACTGGTGACATATCTGGTGACCTTTCTACACGACTCGTTGGGCCAGGGGCTGGTGGCCGCCGGGATGGCGTTGTCGGTTTCGCAGCTCGCAGGTGTCGGGGGGCGGGTATTCTGGGGTTATGTGTCTGACCGTTTCCTGGGCGCGCGCCGAATGCTGGCGGTGCTAGCGGCTCTGATGGCCTTGAGCAGCGTGGCCACTGCGTCGTTGAGCACCAGCATGCCAACCGTTCTGCTGCTGGGCATCCTGGCGGTGTTTGGTGCCTCCGCCATTGGATGGAATGGGGTGTACCTGGCCGAAGTGGCCCGTCAGGCGCCCAAGGGGCAGGCCAGCTTAGCAACCGGCGGCACATTGGCCGTCACTTTCTTGGGCGTGGTGCTCGGGCCCCCGCTTTTTGGGGCCATGTCTGGCTTGTTTGGCGGCTACCGGGCCGGTTATGCTGCACTTGCGTTGCCCACGCTGGCGTGCTGTGTGTTGCTGGTACGCCAGAAAAAAACGCTACTGGCCGCAAAAGGGTGA
- a CDS encoding acetyl-CoA hydrolase/transferase family protein: MHHYPSASDLPWREILHPGAKLACSQMTSEPMALIASLANALAQTPPPHMPASLLIGTPFSTATQALPQDMAIATFGGMGAAATMARSRRLTVFPIHYSVSEHWCTKYAADVALLGLARDAATGRLYLGASHGYAIKAARTAKIVVAEVNAMAPCVHGGELPEDLSLTHIVESSYPLVESLTATAGATERAIATHVATQVQDGATIQIGIGSLANAVAEGLAGHRRLSIHTGLMTEPLWALVMSGAADNSYRRDYPGVSVISAIYGNAALYRVVELNQAVRMAPPAVTHGITSLAALPRFTAINSGLEVDLYGQVNSELAGGRYVGGIGGLNDFVRGAAASLNGLSIIALPARRRGRNGDISGIVSRLSGPATISASDADMVITEFGVASLRGASRAQRATRLIAIAHPDDREQLEGALASLDIS; this comes from the coding sequence ATGCACCACTACCCGTCCGCTTCCGATCTGCCTTGGCGCGAAATCTTGCATCCAGGAGCGAAGCTGGCTTGCTCGCAAATGACGTCCGAGCCGATGGCCTTGATAGCATCACTCGCCAACGCCTTGGCGCAAACCCCGCCTCCCCATATGCCTGCTTCGCTGTTGATCGGCACCCCATTCTCAACCGCGACACAGGCGTTGCCACAGGATATGGCAATCGCGACTTTCGGTGGCATGGGCGCCGCCGCCACCATGGCGCGTAGCCGTAGGCTTACCGTATTTCCGATCCATTACTCCGTAAGCGAGCATTGGTGTACCAAGTATGCTGCGGACGTAGCACTACTCGGACTTGCTCGAGACGCGGCCACAGGGCGGCTGTATCTCGGTGCCAGCCACGGTTATGCGATCAAGGCGGCGCGTACCGCCAAGATCGTCGTGGCAGAGGTCAATGCGATGGCGCCATGCGTGCATGGAGGCGAGTTGCCCGAGGATCTTTCGCTGACGCATATCGTCGAGTCGTCGTACCCGCTGGTTGAGAGTCTGACGGCAACCGCCGGTGCCACCGAGCGTGCGATTGCGACCCATGTCGCGACACAGGTCCAGGACGGGGCGACGATCCAGATTGGTATTGGATCACTAGCCAACGCGGTCGCTGAGGGCCTCGCCGGACACCGCAGGCTCTCGATTCACACAGGCCTAATGACTGAGCCGCTGTGGGCGCTCGTCATGTCGGGTGCGGCAGACAACTCATACCGGCGTGACTATCCCGGGGTGAGTGTGATCTCTGCCATTTACGGCAATGCGGCGCTTTATCGCGTTGTGGAACTCAATCAGGCCGTGCGCATGGCGCCGCCTGCCGTTACGCACGGGATTACATCGCTTGCCGCGTTGCCCCGCTTCACCGCAATCAACAGCGGGCTTGAGGTAGATTTGTACGGGCAGGTAAATTCGGAGTTAGCTGGCGGTCGCTATGTCGGCGGGATCGGCGGACTCAACGATTTTGTTCGTGGCGCTGCAGCCTCGCTAAATGGGCTTTCGATCATTGCCTTGCCGGCGCGCCGACGTGGTCGCAATGGTGACATTTCGGGAATCGTTTCACGCTTGTCTGGTCCGGCAACCATCAGTGCATCAGATGCCGATATGGTTATTACAGAATTCGGCGTTGCGTCGTTGCGTGGCGCGTCGCGCGCACAGCGCGCGACGCGCCTAATCGCTATCGCCCACCCGGATGACCGCGAACAGCTTGAAGGCGCACTAGCGTCGCTCGATATCAGTTGA
- a CDS encoding acyl-CoA dehydrogenase family protein, whose translation MAEASNDQQEFVDAVEVWVEKELRPVARQYDLADEYPHAIVEQMKELGLFGATIGEEYGGLGLSAWTYAQIVIKVASVWMAPSGIFNSHLIAASAIERNGTEEQKRKYLPKMATGEMRGSLGLTEPNAGSDLQAIRTVAKLDGDHYVVNGSKTWITNSLHGHMTLLLVKTDPEAQPRHKGMSMLIAEKGPGYNVDGKLKKMGYRAIDTCQLSFDDYRVPKENLLGGVEGRGFIQTAGGLELGRINVASRGAGIAEGSLKMALRYAQERSAFGKPIWQHQAIQLKLADMVTQVEGAKRLIENAARKYDSGERCDLEAAMAKLAGSEAGVHCSQEAMRIFGGYSLSVEYEIERFYRDSMLMVIGEGTNEILRQVIAKQLIERYKI comes from the coding sequence ATGGCTGAAGCAAGCAACGACCAGCAGGAATTCGTCGACGCCGTCGAGGTCTGGGTCGAAAAAGAACTGCGTCCTGTCGCACGTCAATACGACCTGGCCGACGAATACCCGCACGCCATCGTCGAGCAGATGAAGGAGTTGGGTCTGTTCGGCGCCACGATTGGCGAGGAGTACGGCGGCCTGGGCCTGTCGGCTTGGACCTATGCGCAGATCGTCATCAAGGTGGCTTCGGTCTGGATGGCACCTTCGGGCATTTTCAACTCGCACCTGATCGCTGCTTCGGCGATCGAGCGCAACGGCACGGAAGAACAAAAGCGCAAGTACCTGCCGAAGATGGCCACGGGTGAAATGCGCGGCAGCCTGGGCCTGACCGAGCCCAACGCCGGCTCGGACCTGCAGGCGATTCGTACCGTGGCCAAGCTCGACGGCGACCACTATGTGGTGAACGGCAGCAAGACCTGGATTACCAACAGTCTGCACGGCCACATGACGCTGCTGCTGGTCAAGACCGACCCCGAGGCGCAGCCCCGCCACAAGGGCATGAGTATGCTTATTGCCGAGAAGGGCCCGGGCTATAACGTTGACGGCAAGCTCAAGAAAATGGGCTACCGCGCCATCGACACCTGCCAGCTCAGTTTTGATGACTACCGCGTGCCGAAAGAAAACCTGCTCGGCGGCGTCGAAGGCCGCGGCTTCATCCAGACCGCAGGCGGGCTGGAACTGGGACGCATCAATGTGGCCTCACGCGGCGCCGGTATCGCCGAAGGCTCGCTGAAAATGGCGCTGCGCTATGCACAGGAACGAAGCGCGTTCGGCAAGCCGATCTGGCAGCATCAGGCCATCCAACTCAAGCTGGCCGACATGGTGACGCAGGTGGAAGGCGCCAAGCGCCTGATCGAAAACGCCGCGCGCAAGTACGACAGTGGCGAGCGCTGCGATTTGGAAGCTGCAATGGCCAAGCTTGCGGGCTCCGAGGCTGGTGTGCACTGTTCGCAAGAAGCGATGCGCATCTTCGGCGGCTACAGCCTATCGGTGGAGTACGAGATTGAACGCTTCTACCGCGATTCGATGCTCATGGTCATTGGCGAAGGAACCAACGAAATCCTGCGCCAGGTCATTGCCAAGCAACTGATTGAACGCTACAAGATCTAG
- a CDS encoding CoA transferase, translating to MTVEFRNTHHNKQSMVFDLKVPAEAQAFLRLSANSHVAIGSASPRRCGLVGRGACSSA from the coding sequence ATGACAGTGGAGTTTCGCAACACGCATCACAACAAACAGAGCATGGTGTTCGACCTGAAGGTGCCTGCGGAGGCACAGGCTTTCTTGCGCCTTTCGGCCAATTCCCATGTTGCGATCGGAAGCGCTTCGCCCCGGCGTTGTGGATTGGTTGGGCGTGGGGCCTGCAGCAGTGCATGA
- a CDS encoding CoA transferase, producing MLRSEALRPGVVDWLGVGPAAVHEVDRRVVYCPISTFCQTGALASREAHVFST from the coding sequence ATGTTGCGATCGGAAGCGCTTCGCCCCGGCGTTGTGGATTGGTTGGGCGTGGGGCCTGCAGCAGTGCATGAGGTTGACCGGCGCGTTGTGTACTGCCCGATCTCGACCTTTTGCCAGACAGGTGCACTCGCCAGCCGTGAAGCGCACGTCTTCAGTACCTAG
- a CDS encoding CoA transferase, with protein sequence MVTDPQFSRDGMGAHFMTQNRSKQGVSINLHIKPGHQVVYDLVRQADVMFDNFGTGVTRRLCIDPNTLTAINQRNIPRSVTGFGETGSNTKRPPFD encoded by the coding sequence TTGGTCACCGACCCGCAATTCTCGCGCGACGGCATGGGCGCACACTTCATGACGCAGAACCGTAGCAAGCAAGGCGTCTCCATCAACCTGCACATCAAACCGGGGCACCAAGTGGTCTACGACCTGGTGCGCCAGGCCGACGTAATGTTCGACAATTTCGGCACCGGCGTAACCAGACGTTTGTGTATTGATCCCAACACGCTGACAGCGATCAACCAGCGCAACATCCCACGCTCGGTTACGGGTTTCGGCGAAACCGGTTCCAACACGAAACGCCCGCCCTTTGACTAA